The Bemisia tabaci chromosome 8, PGI_BMITA_v3 genome has a segment encoding these proteins:
- the LOC109044452 gene encoding syntaxin-12 translates to MSQKRYGTMDSRMSSSMGSPQPGASDRQSKELAESITTNMYTINNGSRTLDQALKIIGTPRDNQAVRDKWHVTQMSVNQIIAQMSKDLQKFSALSRSGDKAQKLQSEKLVNNFKETVQTYSDLQNQVAQKMKSNPLPTVLTMEEENKLNFEAVESDQRQLIAQKQLQNELEFEQSLLLERETRMRQIEGDIIDVNVIMRELGAITRQQNENINSIEGAVESIYDNIERGTEELRKGAEYQVRRRKKNCCLLTVAATTFVVLIIIFWQFSR, encoded by the exons ATGAGTCAGAAGCGGTACGGAACTATGGACTCCCGAATGTCCTCCAGCATGGGCTCGCCTCAGCCAGGCGCAAGTGATAGACAATCTAAGGAATTGGCTGAAAGTATCACAACTAATATGTACACAATCAACAATGGCAGTCGTACTTTGGATCAGGCTCTAAAAATCATTGGAACTCCCAGGGATAATCAAGCCGTACGAGACAAATG GCATGTTACTCAGATGAGTGTAAATCAAATTATCGCCCAAATGTCAAAGGATCTCCAGAAATTCTCAGCTCTTTCCCGATCAGGTGATAAAGCTCAAAAGTTACAAAGTGAGAAGCTCGtcaacaatttcaaggaaacagtCCAAACCTACAGTGACCTTCAGAAT CAAGTAGCACAAAAGATGAAATCAAACCCACTTCCAACTGTGCTAACGATGGAAGAAGAGAATAAATTAAACTTTGAAGCTGTAGAAAGCGATCAACGGCAGCTGATAGCTCAGAAACAACTGCAGAATGAACTCGAATTCGAACAGAGTCTACTATTGGAGCGTGAAACACGAATGAGGCAGATTGAAGGGGATATAATCGATGTCAACGTAATTATGCGTGAACTAGGGGCCATTACACGtcagcaaaatgaaaatataa ACTCAATTGAAGGTGCTGTAGAATCTATCTATGACAACATTGAAAGGGGCACAGAGGAATTGAGGAAAGGTGCTGAGTATCAG GTGCGGCGGCGCAAAAAAAACTGTTGTTTGTTGACAGTTGCAGCGACGACTTTCGTAGTTCTTATCATAATTTTCTGGCAATTTTCTAGGTGA